A window of Comamonadaceae bacterium OTU4NAUVB1 contains these coding sequences:
- a CDS encoding SDR family oxidoreductase — MNRLEGRSILVTGAASGIGRAIALRFAQEGARLVLADVAAEPREGGTPTLELLRARGCVADLVVTDVADEAAAQAAVDFILARDGRIDVLVNDAAISVGRPLTELSLADWNRVMAVNLGGVFLMARAAVRAMLTQAPRPDGTRGRLVNISSQHGMVAAPQDVSYGTSKAGVAYITRQIAADYAAEGIVCNAVAPGKILTGKGGRAVEPRWLDYSRARTPMPRLGHPDDVASAALFLASDEASFITGENLLVDGGWMAA, encoded by the coding sequence ATGAACCGCCTCGAAGGCCGCTCCATCCTCGTCACCGGCGCCGCGTCGGGCATCGGCCGCGCCATCGCGCTGCGCTTCGCCCAGGAAGGCGCGCGCCTGGTGCTCGCCGACGTCGCGGCCGAGCCGCGCGAGGGCGGCACCCCCACGCTCGAACTGCTGCGCGCCCGGGGCTGCGTGGCCGACCTCGTCGTCACCGACGTCGCCGACGAGGCCGCGGCCCAGGCGGCGGTCGATTTCATCCTCGCGCGCGACGGGCGCATCGACGTGCTGGTCAACGACGCGGCCATCAGCGTCGGGCGGCCGCTGACCGAGCTGAGCCTGGCCGACTGGAACCGCGTCATGGCGGTCAACCTCGGCGGCGTGTTCCTGATGGCGCGCGCGGCCGTGCGGGCCATGCTGACGCAGGCGCCGCGCCCGGACGGCACGCGCGGACGGCTGGTCAACATCTCCTCGCAGCACGGCATGGTGGCCGCGCCGCAGGACGTGTCGTACGGCACCTCCAAGGCCGGCGTGGCCTACATCACGCGCCAGATCGCCGCCGACTACGCGGCCGAGGGCATCGTCTGCAACGCGGTCGCGCCGGGCAAGATCCTCACCGGCAAGGGCGGCCGCGCGGTCGAGCCCCGCTGGCTCGACTACTCCCGCGCCCGCACGCCCATGCCCCGGCTGGGCCACCCCGACGACGTGGCCAGCGCCGCGCTGTTCCTGGCCTCGGACGAGGCGAGCTTCATCACCGGCGAGAACCTGCTGGTCGACGGCGGCTGGATGGCGGCATGA
- a CDS encoding NAD(P)-dependent oxidoreductase codes for MTTLITGGGGFVGLALAECLLASGEPVVLFDRHPPPAGMLARLPGPGPVLATGDIRSAADVDAALGHPGVARVIHAAAITPDAAREAREPGTVVDVNIGGTVNLVQRCAAAGPRVRRLLVVSSVAVYGVTPPAGARYDEATSAPAPAALYGITKLAAEQAALRLADLHGIDARVARLGPVYGPWEYATGVRDALSPHTQALAALRRGEPVVLPRALRADWLHSRDAAAALVALLRGRALRHPVYHVGGEVMTDLAQWCALLAVAEPAFDWRLAGPDDTPTVRYGLPVDRAALDTRRLREDTGWRPARTLATAAADLLADAGPGPATATTATAVTTKDPRADAPGS; via the coding sequence ATGACCACCCTCATCACCGGCGGCGGCGGCTTCGTCGGGCTGGCGCTGGCCGAATGCCTGCTCGCCAGCGGCGAGCCCGTCGTCCTGTTCGACCGCCACCCGCCGCCCGCCGGAATGCTCGCGCGCCTGCCCGGGCCGGGCCCGGTGCTGGCGACGGGCGACATCCGCTCGGCCGCCGACGTGGACGCGGCCCTGGGCCACCCGGGCGTCGCGCGCGTGATCCACGCCGCCGCCATCACGCCCGACGCCGCGCGCGAGGCGCGCGAGCCCGGCACGGTGGTGGACGTCAACATCGGCGGCACGGTGAACCTGGTGCAGCGCTGCGCCGCCGCGGGCCCGCGCGTGCGGCGGCTGCTGGTGGTCAGCTCGGTCGCGGTCTACGGCGTCACGCCGCCGGCGGGCGCGCGCTACGACGAGGCGACGTCGGCCCCGGCGCCGGCCGCGCTCTACGGCATCACCAAGCTCGCGGCCGAGCAGGCGGCGCTGCGGCTGGCGGACCTGCACGGCATCGACGCGCGCGTCGCGCGGCTGGGCCCGGTGTACGGCCCGTGGGAATACGCCACCGGCGTGCGCGACGCCCTGAGCCCGCACACCCAGGCGCTGGCGGCATTGCGCCGGGGCGAGCCGGTGGTGCTGCCCCGGGCCCTGCGCGCGGACTGGCTCCATTCGCGCGACGCGGCCGCCGCGCTGGTGGCGCTCCTGCGGGGTAGGGCGTTGCGCCATCCGGTCTATCACGTCGGCGGCGAGGTCATGACCGACCTCGCCCAGTGGTGCGCCCTGCTGGCCGTCGCCGAACCCGCCTTCGACTGGCGCCTGGCCGGCCCGGACGACACGCCGACGGTCCGCTACGGCCTGCCGGTGGACCGCGCGGCGCTGGACACCCGGCGGCTGCGCGAGGACACCGGCTGGCGTCCCGCGCGCACCCTGGCGACGGCGGCGGCCGACCTGCTGGCCGACGCCGGCCCGGGCCCCGCCACCGCCACCACCGCGACCGCCGTCACCACCAAGGACCCCCGCGCCGATGCCCCGGGTTCCTGA
- a CDS encoding amino acid ABC transporter permease has translation MELFLENFANLDSLRDIYPLLLQGVELSVLLALVSLPLALAAGLLIAVLYSFEHRGVQALLLVYIDLFRSFPVVVLLVLIYFGLPFFGLKLGGFAAVVLALVLNNSGYFGEIFRAGIRSVPQGQRDAARALGFRPATLIFTIVLPQAIRNVLAPLASNSLELVKSTSIAAMVALPELLRSARVAQEQTYNPTPLMAAAVIFFVALWPLARWVARLERRMLVRR, from the coding sequence ATGGAACTCTTCCTCGAGAACTTCGCCAACCTGGATTCGCTGCGCGACATCTATCCGCTGCTGCTGCAGGGCGTGGAGCTGTCGGTGCTGCTGGCGCTGGTGTCGCTGCCGCTGGCGCTGGCCGCCGGGCTGCTGATCGCGGTGCTCTACAGCTTCGAGCACCGGGGCGTGCAGGCGCTGCTGCTGGTCTACATCGACCTGTTCCGCTCGTTCCCGGTGGTGGTGCTGCTGGTGCTGATCTATTTCGGGCTGCCGTTCTTCGGGCTCAAGCTCGGCGGCTTCGCGGCCGTGGTGCTGGCGCTGGTGCTGAACAACTCGGGCTACTTCGGCGAGATCTTCCGCGCCGGCATCCGCTCGGTGCCGCAGGGCCAGCGCGACGCGGCCCGCGCGCTGGGCTTCCGGCCCGCGACGCTGATCTTCACCATCGTGCTGCCGCAGGCGATCCGCAACGTGCTCGCGCCGCTGGCAAGCAACTCGCTCGAACTGGTCAAGAGCACCTCCATCGCCGCGATGGTGGCGCTGCCGGAGCTGCTGCGCTCGGCGCGGGTGGCCCAGGAGCAGACCTACAACCCGACGCCGCTGATGGCCGCGGCGGTGATCTTCTTCGTCGCGCTCTGGCCGCTCGCGCGCTGGGTCGCCCGGCTCGAGCGCCGCATGCTCGTGCGACGCTGA
- a CDS encoding amino acid ABC transporter permease — MDRLLENFLNLQVMADALPMVLRGFGTTVVVSVLVIALGLAAGLALAVVRTFGIRVVDAAIVGWVDLFRTLPQLVIIIFLYFGMPYVGFTPSPFATTVMALGAVLSAFACEIFWSAMQAVPHGQRDAAQALGFRPLRMLFEIVLPQAVRLAIPMLTNRAISISKGTALGTAVSLPETLGQAQSFMSIVANPSPLTLAAAFYLVLFLPLVVASRWIEHASGRGR, encoded by the coding sequence ATGGACCGCCTGCTCGAGAACTTCCTCAACCTCCAGGTCATGGCCGACGCGCTGCCGATGGTGCTGCGCGGCTTCGGCACGACGGTGGTGGTGTCGGTGCTGGTCATCGCGCTCGGCCTGGCCGCCGGGCTGGCGCTGGCGGTGGTCCGCACCTTCGGCATCCGCGTGGTGGACGCCGCGATTGTCGGCTGGGTCGACCTGTTCCGCACGCTGCCGCAGCTGGTGATCATCATCTTCCTGTACTTCGGCATGCCCTACGTCGGCTTCACACCCTCGCCCTTCGCGACCACCGTGATGGCGCTGGGCGCGGTGCTCTCGGCGTTCGCCTGCGAGATCTTCTGGTCGGCGATGCAGGCCGTGCCGCACGGCCAGCGCGACGCCGCGCAGGCGCTGGGCTTCCGGCCGCTGCGCATGCTGTTCGAGATCGTCCTGCCGCAGGCCGTCCGGCTCGCCATCCCGATGCTGACCAACCGCGCCATCTCGATCAGCAAGGGCACCGCGCTGGGCACGGCCGTGTCGCTGCCCGAGACGCTGGGCCAGGCGCAGAGCTTCATGTCGATCGTCGCCAACCCCTCCCCGCTGACGCTCGCCGCGGCGTTCTACCTAGTGCTGTTCCTGCCGCTGGTGGTCGCCAGCCGGTGGATCGAGCACGCGAGCGGACGCGGCCGCTGA
- a CDS encoding transporter substrate-binding domain-containing protein, with protein MASSTPTPTPTPTPRRARLPAVALATLAALTVAAAPARAQDADHPGDKPLVVGSDFGVAPWIVRGANGPEGFGVDLINEVGKRLPRPGVEIVDVNFSALFASLFAKRIEFTVNPLNITAERAERMIFTQPIMSTGNGFLVKTASDMKSFDDLKGKAVAVNRGTLSDTWATANAATHGFEVQRYDTFPDTVQAVLTNRAFAAINEVPTTIYAASRNKAIKVAYKDFSSSRNFGYAFRPESVAYRNKVDDILKCLKLDGTVARLHQKWYGSEPEKGSALVTVHEGYGAPGFKGYVEKAPAPVCGK; from the coding sequence ATGGCCTCTTCGACCCCGACCCCGACCCCGACCCCGACCCCACGCCGCGCGCGCCTGCCGGCGGTCGCCCTCGCCACCCTGGCCGCCCTCACCGTCGCGGCCGCGCCGGCGCGGGCCCAGGACGCCGACCACCCCGGCGACAAGCCGCTGGTGGTGGGCAGCGACTTCGGCGTCGCGCCGTGGATCGTGCGCGGCGCCAACGGGCCCGAGGGCTTCGGCGTCGACCTGATCAACGAGGTCGGCAAACGCCTGCCGCGCCCGGGCGTGGAGATCGTGGACGTCAACTTCTCGGCGCTGTTCGCGTCGCTGTTCGCCAAGCGCATCGAGTTCACCGTCAACCCGCTCAACATCACCGCCGAGCGCGCCGAGCGGATGATCTTCACGCAGCCGATCATGTCCACGGGCAACGGCTTCCTGGTGAAGACGGCGAGCGACATGAAGTCCTTCGACGACCTCAAGGGCAAGGCCGTCGCGGTCAATCGCGGCACGCTGTCGGACACCTGGGCCACGGCCAACGCCGCCACGCACGGCTTCGAGGTGCAGCGCTACGACACCTTCCCCGACACGGTGCAGGCGGTGCTCACCAACCGGGCCTTCGCCGCCATCAACGAGGTGCCCACCACCATCTACGCGGCCAGCCGCAACAAGGCCATCAAGGTCGCCTACAAGGACTTCAGCAGCAGCCGCAACTTCGGCTACGCGTTCCGGCCGGAGAGCGTGGCCTACCGCAACAAGGTCGACGACATCCTCAAGTGCTTGAAGCTCGACGGCACGGTCGCCCGGCTCCACCAGAAGTGGTACGGCTCCGAGCCGGAGAAGGGCTCGGCGCTGGTCACGGTCCACGAGGGCTACGGCGCCCCGGGCTTCAAGGGGTACGTCGAGAAGGCGCCCGCGCCGGTCTGCGGCAAGTAA
- a CDS encoding allantoinase PuuE, with amino-acid sequence MAEPASLAASAPLHPRDFVGYGSTPPDPRWPGGARLALNFCLNYEEGSEPSFPDGDGVTEAGLTEGGAGAFAGRDLAAESMFEYGSRVGFWRLARLLSARGMTATVFACALALERNPQVCAAIRELGYDTCAHGWRWERHQALSLDEERERIRRTVESIARTVGRRPDGWYCRYGPSLNTRALIEEEGGFLYDSDAYNDELPYWLRRTPEAKPHLVVPYGLAINDAKFMRGSLATAQQFFEFLRDSFDMLYREGATAPRMMSVGLHMRVAGHPGRAAGLERFLDHVRAHDDVWVCGRADIARHWHAHHRAG; translated from the coding sequence GTGGCTGAGCCGGCGTCCCTCGCGGCGTCCGCGCCCTTGCACCCGCGCGACTTCGTGGGCTACGGCTCGACCCCGCCGGACCCCCGCTGGCCCGGCGGCGCCCGGCTGGCGCTGAACTTCTGCCTGAACTACGAGGAAGGCTCCGAGCCCTCGTTCCCCGACGGCGACGGCGTCACCGAGGCCGGCCTCACCGAGGGCGGCGCGGGCGCCTTCGCCGGGCGCGACCTGGCCGCCGAGTCGATGTTCGAGTACGGCAGCCGCGTCGGGTTCTGGCGCCTCGCGCGCCTGCTCTCGGCGCGCGGCATGACCGCCACCGTGTTCGCCTGCGCGCTGGCCCTGGAGCGCAACCCGCAGGTCTGCGCGGCGATCCGCGAACTCGGCTACGACACCTGCGCGCACGGCTGGCGCTGGGAACGCCACCAGGCGCTGAGCCTGGACGAGGAGCGCGAGCGCATCCGGCGCACGGTCGAGAGCATCGCGCGCACCGTCGGGCGCCGCCCGGACGGCTGGTACTGCCGCTACGGACCGAGCCTGAACACGCGCGCGCTGATCGAGGAGGAAGGCGGCTTCCTCTACGACTCCGACGCCTACAACGACGAACTGCCGTACTGGCTGCGGCGCACACCCGAGGCGAAACCGCACCTGGTGGTGCCCTACGGCCTGGCGATCAACGACGCGAAATTCATGCGCGGCAGCCTGGCGACCGCGCAGCAGTTCTTCGAGTTCCTGCGCGACAGCTTCGACATGCTCTATCGCGAGGGCGCCACCGCGCCCCGGATGATGTCCGTGGGCCTGCACATGCGCGTGGCCGGCCATCCCGGCCGCGCCGCCGGCCTCGAGCGCTTCCTCGACCACGTGCGCGCCCACGACGACGTCTGGGTCTGCGGCCGCGCCGACATCGCGCGCCACTGGCACGCGCACCACCGCGCCGGCTGA
- a CDS encoding ureidoglycolate lyase, whose amino-acid sequence MNPSLSELPPVAVVPLTAEAFAPFGAVVPLSGDARRVRADGAFERLPGASEPRLWVATLQQAVTLPLVVTTMERHPLSAQTFLPLNGRAYLVVVCGADADGAPDPTTLRAFEAAPDQGVTYARGVWHHGLTALAAPARFVVCMSFSGQDDDVFVPLARPVRLVAREAARG is encoded by the coding sequence ATGAATCCTTCCCTGTCCGAGCTCCCCCCCGTCGCGGTCGTGCCGCTGACGGCCGAGGCCTTCGCCCCCTTCGGCGCGGTCGTGCCGCTGTCCGGCGATGCGCGGCGCGTGCGCGCCGACGGTGCGTTCGAGCGCCTTCCCGGTGCGTCCGAGCCCCGGCTCTGGGTGGCGACGCTGCAGCAGGCCGTGACCCTGCCGCTGGTCGTCACGACCATGGAGCGCCATCCGCTGTCGGCGCAGACCTTCCTCCCGCTCAACGGCCGCGCCTACCTGGTGGTGGTGTGCGGCGCGGACGCCGACGGCGCGCCCGACCCGACGACGCTGCGCGCCTTCGAGGCCGCCCCGGACCAGGGCGTGACCTACGCGCGCGGCGTGTGGCATCACGGCCTGACGGCATTGGCGGCGCCCGCCCGCTTCGTCGTCTGCATGAGCTTCTCCGGCCAGGACGACGACGTCTTCGTGCCGCTGGCGCGACCGGTGCGGCTGGTGGCGCGGGAGGCCGCCCGTGGCTGA
- a CDS encoding FAD-binding oxidoreductase yields the protein MSNLHPELLQRLHAVVGDAGLLTDPEAKAPHETDWLKKWTGRSSVVVRPADTAQTAAVMRICHETLTPVVTQGGNTGMSGGATPDASGAQVVLSTVRMNAIRAVDPLNNTLTCEAGVLLAHIQAAALAADRFFPLSLGAEGSCTIGGNLATNAGGIAVLRYGNTRELALGLEVVLPDGRVWNGLRALRKDNTGYDLRDLFIGSEGTLGVITAAVLKLHPRPVARATAWVGARDIEALVDLLAGLRATCGERLVAFEMMSAASLALILAHVADVRAPLAGAHAFHALIELADTQDAGLAELLESGLGEALAHDTVQDVAVSVSVAQTQAFWKIREGISQAQVRAGKAVKHDIALPISAIAAFAHAADAALRAADPGVRIVNFGHLGDGNLHYNVLLPPDTTPDALAATTARFNRIVHDLVARADGSISAEHGVGQLRRDELRHYKSPVEFDLMMRIKQSLDPNQIMNPGKLI from the coding sequence ATGAGCAACCTGCACCCCGAACTCCTGCAGCGCCTGCACGCCGTCGTCGGCGATGCCGGCCTCCTCACCGACCCCGAGGCCAAGGCGCCCCACGAGACCGACTGGCTCAAGAAATGGACCGGCCGCAGCAGCGTCGTCGTGCGCCCGGCCGACACCGCCCAGACCGCCGCCGTCATGCGCATCTGCCACGAGACGCTGACGCCGGTCGTCACGCAGGGCGGCAACACCGGCATGAGCGGCGGCGCCACGCCCGACGCCAGCGGCGCGCAGGTCGTCCTGAGCACGGTGCGCATGAACGCCATCCGCGCGGTCGATCCGCTCAACAACACCCTCACCTGCGAGGCCGGCGTGCTGCTGGCCCACATCCAGGCGGCGGCGCTGGCGGCCGACCGCTTCTTCCCGCTGAGCCTGGGCGCCGAGGGCAGCTGCACCATCGGCGGCAACCTGGCCACCAACGCCGGCGGCATCGCCGTGCTGCGCTACGGCAACACGCGCGAGCTGGCCCTGGGCCTGGAGGTGGTGCTGCCCGACGGGCGCGTGTGGAACGGCCTGCGCGCGCTGCGCAAGGACAACACCGGCTACGACCTGCGCGACCTGTTCATCGGCTCCGAAGGCACGCTGGGCGTCATCACCGCCGCCGTGCTCAAGCTGCACCCGCGCCCGGTCGCGCGCGCCACGGCCTGGGTCGGCGCGCGCGACATCGAGGCCCTGGTGGACCTGCTGGCGGGGCTGCGCGCGACCTGCGGCGAACGCCTGGTGGCCTTCGAGATGATGTCGGCCGCCTCGCTGGCGCTGATCCTGGCGCACGTGGCCGACGTGCGCGCGCCGCTGGCCGGGGCGCACGCCTTCCACGCGCTCATCGAGCTGGCCGACACCCAGGACGCGGGCCTGGCCGAACTGCTGGAATCCGGCCTGGGCGAGGCGCTGGCGCACGACACCGTGCAGGACGTGGCGGTGAGCGTGAGCGTCGCCCAGACGCAGGCGTTCTGGAAGATCCGCGAGGGCATCTCGCAGGCGCAGGTGCGCGCCGGCAAGGCCGTCAAGCACGACATCGCGCTGCCGATCTCGGCCATCGCCGCCTTCGCGCACGCCGCCGACGCCGCCCTGCGCGCGGCCGATCCCGGGGTGCGGATCGTCAATTTCGGCCACCTGGGCGACGGCAACCTCCACTACAACGTGCTGCTGCCCCCGGACACCACGCCCGACGCGCTGGCCGCCACCACGGCGCGCTTCAACCGCATCGTCCACGACCTGGTGGCCCGGGCCGACGGCAGCATCAGCGCCGAGCACGGCGTCGGCCAGCTGCGCCGCGACGAGTTGCGCCACTACAAGTCGCCGGTCGAGTTCGATCTGATGATGCGCATCAAGCAGTCGCTCGACCCCAACCAGATCATGAATCCTGGCAAGCTGATCTGA
- a CDS encoding aspartate/glutamate racemase family protein, which yields MRQTLYVVNPNSSRAVTAGIDAALAPLRRDDGPRIECVTLEDGPPGVQSQLDVDRAALAVHRFAQAHRAEAAGFVTACFSDPGLHLLRETCGVPALGISEAAMFTAMTLGQRLGVVAILQGSIARHWRAWGAMGIAQRVAGEAAIGRTVAELADADATLSAMVAAGRRLRDAHGADVLVMGCAGMAAFRAPLSEATGLPVVEPTQAAVSMILGRIQLGW from the coding sequence ATGCGCCAGACGCTCTACGTCGTCAATCCCAACAGCAGCCGGGCCGTGACCGCCGGCATCGATGCCGCGCTCGCGCCGCTGCGCCGCGACGACGGCCCGCGCATCGAATGCGTGACGCTGGAGGACGGCCCGCCCGGGGTGCAGAGCCAACTCGACGTCGACCGCGCGGCGCTGGCGGTGCACCGCTTCGCGCAGGCGCACCGCGCCGAGGCCGCCGGCTTCGTCACCGCCTGCTTCAGCGACCCCGGCCTGCACCTGCTGCGCGAGACGTGCGGCGTGCCCGCGCTCGGCATCAGCGAGGCCGCCATGTTCACGGCGATGACGCTCGGGCAGCGCCTGGGCGTCGTCGCGATCCTGCAGGGCTCGATCGCCCGCCACTGGCGCGCCTGGGGCGCGATGGGGATCGCGCAGCGGGTGGCCGGGGAGGCGGCCATCGGCCGCACCGTGGCCGAGCTGGCCGACGCCGACGCCACCCTGTCGGCGATGGTCGCGGCCGGCCGCCGCCTGCGCGACGCGCACGGCGCCGACGTGCTGGTGATGGGATGCGCGGGGATGGCCGCGTTCCGCGCGCCCCTGTCCGAGGCCACCGGACTGCCGGTGGTCGAGCCGACGCAGGCCGCCGTTTCCATGATCCTGGGCCGCATCCAACTGGGCTGGTGA
- a CDS encoding LysR family transcriptional regulator translates to MSFNLRQIEVFRAVMITGSIRGASQLLFVSQPAVSRLLSHTEARVGFALFERIRGRLYATPEAKKLFHEVESVYAGVRRVNELARELAEHQEGILDLVASPSVGQALIPMAMAEYRHGHPQVKLTFQYLSHAPLVERLLNRQADLAVTILPMSHPNLETEVLGSGRLVCICPYNHPLARRATLSVADLLPFPLISYDRESPFGRMVGALFEAGGATVRAAIEAGSPQNACALVQAGAGIALVDEFSSRSWGQSRFVVRPMRDAPVLQATLVRLRTEPMSGLAQDFAAVLQGVMVREGFRPPSSDPESKPEPKP, encoded by the coding sequence ATGTCATTCAATCTCCGCCAGATCGAGGTCTTCCGCGCGGTCATGATCACCGGCTCCATCCGGGGCGCGTCGCAGCTGCTGTTCGTCTCGCAGCCCGCGGTCAGCCGGCTGCTCTCGCACACCGAGGCGCGCGTCGGCTTCGCGCTCTTCGAGCGCATCCGCGGCCGGCTCTACGCCACGCCGGAGGCCAAGAAGCTGTTCCACGAGGTCGAGTCGGTGTATGCGGGCGTGCGGCGCGTGAACGAACTCGCGCGCGAGCTCGCCGAGCACCAGGAGGGCATCCTCGACCTGGTGGCCAGCCCGAGCGTGGGCCAGGCCCTGATCCCGATGGCGATGGCCGAATACCGCCACGGCCACCCGCAGGTCAAGCTGACCTTCCAGTACCTGAGCCACGCGCCGCTGGTCGAGCGGCTGCTCAACCGGCAGGCCGACCTGGCCGTGACCATCCTGCCGATGAGCCATCCCAACCTGGAGACCGAGGTGCTGGGCAGCGGCCGGCTGGTCTGCATCTGCCCGTACAACCACCCGCTGGCGCGGCGCGCCACCCTGTCGGTGGCCGATCTGCTGCCGTTCCCGCTGATCTCCTACGACCGCGAATCGCCCTTCGGGCGGATGGTCGGCGCGCTGTTCGAGGCCGGTGGCGCGACCGTGCGCGCCGCCATCGAGGCGGGCTCGCCGCAGAACGCCTGCGCGCTGGTGCAGGCCGGCGCGGGCATCGCGCTGGTCGACGAGTTCTCCTCGCGCAGCTGGGGCCAGAGCCGCTTCGTGGTGCGCCCGATGCGCGACGCCCCGGTGCTCCAGGCCACCCTGGTGCGCCTGCGCACCGAACCGATGTCGGGCCTCGCGCAGGATTTCGCGGCGGTGCTCCAGGGCGTGATGGTGCGCGAGGGATTCCGCCCGCCGTCGTCGGATCCCGAGTCGAAGCCGGAGCCAAAGCCTTAA
- the hydA gene encoding dihydropyrimidinase gives MTGSTPFDLTIRNGRIGNADGTLRADIGVRDGVVAAIAPGLDAGLRDVDATGHWVLPGGIDSHCHIEQRSGMGVMCADDFHSGTVSAAFGGTTTILSFAAQHRGDRIPDVIAAYGALAREKAVIDYGFHLILTDPDETALREHLPRVIREGITSLKVYMTYDKLKLDDYQLLEVMAVAGEEGALVMMHAENHDMIRWIAHRLLERGHVAPKFHAVAHDPLAETEATNRAIALARLADVPVLIVHVAGREAIEVIRDARRLGAAVYAESCPQYLFLEASDSDLPGLEGAKFCCSPPPRDVASQEAVWAGFADGTLDVYSSDHAPYRFDASGKLPRGDATTFKEMANGVPGIELRLPLLFSEGVMGGRLSIEAFVALTSTNHARMYGLAPRKGAIAVGADADFALWNPERRVAVTASMLHDNAGYTPYGGRVLQGWPEQVYSRGRCVVRDGALQVERGSGRYVARGRPEPLRERPAASPERGRFSDLVGLRRAR, from the coding sequence ATGACCGGCAGCACCCCCTTCGACCTCACGATCCGAAACGGCCGCATCGGCAACGCCGACGGCACCCTGCGGGCCGACATCGGCGTGCGCGACGGCGTGGTCGCCGCCATCGCGCCCGGCCTGGACGCCGGCCTGCGCGATGTCGACGCCACCGGCCACTGGGTGCTGCCCGGCGGCATCGACAGCCACTGCCACATCGAGCAGCGCTCGGGCATGGGCGTGATGTGCGCCGACGACTTCCATTCCGGCACGGTCTCGGCGGCCTTCGGCGGCACGACGACCATCCTGTCGTTCGCGGCGCAGCACCGGGGCGACCGCATCCCCGACGTGATCGCGGCCTACGGCGCGCTGGCGCGCGAGAAGGCGGTCATCGACTACGGCTTCCACCTGATCCTGACCGACCCCGACGAGACCGCGTTGCGCGAGCACCTGCCGCGCGTCATCCGCGAGGGCATCACCTCGCTGAAGGTCTACATGACCTACGACAAGCTCAAGCTCGACGACTACCAGCTGCTGGAGGTGATGGCGGTGGCCGGGGAGGAGGGCGCGCTGGTGATGATGCACGCCGAGAACCACGACATGATCCGCTGGATCGCCCACCGCCTGCTCGAGCGCGGCCACGTGGCGCCGAAGTTCCACGCCGTCGCCCACGACCCGCTGGCCGAGACCGAGGCGACGAACCGCGCCATCGCCCTGGCGCGGCTGGCCGACGTGCCGGTGCTGATCGTGCACGTGGCCGGGCGCGAGGCGATCGAGGTCATCCGCGACGCGCGCCGCCTGGGCGCGGCGGTGTACGCGGAGAGCTGTCCGCAGTACCTGTTCCTGGAAGCCTCCGACAGCGACCTGCCCGGCCTGGAGGGCGCCAAGTTCTGCTGCAGTCCGCCGCCGCGCGACGTCGCGTCGCAGGAGGCCGTGTGGGCCGGCTTCGCGGACGGCACGCTGGACGTGTACTCGTCGGACCACGCGCCCTACCGCTTCGACGCCTCGGGCAAGCTGCCCCGGGGCGACGCCACGACCTTCAAGGAGATGGCCAACGGCGTGCCCGGCATCGAGCTGCGCCTGCCGCTGCTGTTCTCCGAGGGCGTGATGGGCGGTCGCCTGTCGATCGAGGCGTTCGTCGCGCTCACGTCCACGAACCACGCCCGCATGTACGGCCTGGCCCCGCGAAAGGGCGCCATCGCCGTGGGCGCCGATGCCGATTTCGCGCTCTGGAATCCCGAGCGCCGGGTCGCCGTCACCGCGTCGATGCTGCACGACAACGCCGGCTACACGCCCTACGGGGGCCGCGTGCTGCAGGGCTGGCCCGAGCAGGTGTACAGCCGCGGGCGCTGCGTGGTGCGCGACGGCGCGCTCCAGGTCGAGCGCGGCAGCGGACGCTACGTCGCGCGCGGCCGTCCCGAGCCGCTGCGCGAGCGGCCCGCCGCGTCGCCCGAGCGCGGCCGCTTCAGCGACCTGGTCGGGCTGCGGCGCGCGCGCTGA